From Microbacterium croceum, a single genomic window includes:
- a CDS encoding immunoglobulin-like domain-containing protein has product MSASRPSPPTRRRLMAAGIVGTLAASLCAFAPSAAFAADVPTPTAHYDMSHTGTRLLDVSGNGRDATLTGFTDASFVDAGGDDVLRFRKDGYAALPQGLVTGADNDFTVEYTVATQTAANQFGWVIGDGVGAWNTTALGNHVFVNPRSGEGGYSNQVLSGIRVKTPTGNGETRLPAGGGLNPGFTTLTMVGSGNTLTLYRNGQVISTTTHSSTLSSIVPATGTLGYLGRSLYTGDALLAADVTDVRFWDTSLTADQVTASMPTSSEKSATTQALLRGDLLPVITGANATLDAVRSNLTFPASSNGVALTWSSSDTAVISNTGVVSRAISTDTTVTITATPASGSPITFTVTVAAASASADLDAIDLSERTTENLALVTKGAVDGSTITWSSSDEDLVTATDATYVAPSVGAADPYRGGGIVERPAYGTGDRDVTLTARATLNGTTQSRAFTVTIAEHARTAPDAGYASAYFKSDGDEKIYQAATSGNDFFTFSPVNDGKAVITSTADTTGLRDPYILRSHDGDKYYMIATDLCISCGTGWGPAQSQGSLKVEVWESTDMVSWTRTNGENTGITINKPEAGMTWAPEAYWDDDLESYVVFFASRMYSDASHTNSDNLYARMFYVTTRDFKTFTYPPTSWQDTGYARIDSTVTKIGDYYYRFTKNEESGAAGTLEAGKDIFLERSTVLTAPTTSSNWNADPTTTWQLTDTRMTTLETGQAGEGPEIIKLNEGDPNNTSGDGYVFLVDNYSAGGYRAFLTTGAEIASSRQSDRLSQRSSWNVRPAGGLPASPRHGAFVSVPQTVLTAMHDWTSIEAVSSTTALEIDGDRATATVTAADRGDVAGTVTFTGGDWSATVALTDGTAAVDIPTEVTAVTATYDGYRDGLVTTSASAEVPVSTLTVTTTSSLRCVLGKAQLVVTVHNTAAVAASVTVTTPYGAKTLSLAAGASTSTSFTTRLAAVPAGTITVKASGPEGLTFTGSAPIAAGTCN; this is encoded by the coding sequence ATGAGCGCGTCCCGCCCCTCCCCACCCACGCGCAGGCGGCTGATGGCCGCAGGAATCGTCGGGACTCTCGCCGCATCGCTGTGCGCCTTCGCCCCCTCAGCGGCGTTCGCCGCCGACGTGCCGACGCCCACCGCGCACTACGACATGTCGCACACGGGCACCAGGCTGCTCGACGTGTCGGGGAACGGACGCGACGCGACCCTCACCGGCTTCACGGACGCGTCCTTCGTCGACGCCGGCGGTGACGATGTGCTGCGCTTCAGGAAGGACGGCTACGCAGCACTCCCCCAGGGCCTCGTCACCGGCGCCGACAACGATTTCACGGTCGAGTACACCGTGGCGACCCAGACCGCGGCGAATCAGTTCGGCTGGGTGATCGGCGACGGCGTCGGCGCGTGGAACACCACCGCGCTCGGCAACCACGTCTTCGTGAACCCGCGCTCCGGCGAGGGGGGCTACAGCAACCAGGTGCTCTCCGGCATCCGGGTCAAGACCCCCACCGGCAACGGCGAGACCCGGCTGCCCGCGGGAGGCGGGCTCAATCCCGGCTTCACGACCCTCACGATGGTCGGCAGCGGAAACACCCTCACGCTGTACCGCAACGGCCAGGTCATCTCGACGACCACCCACTCCTCCACCCTCAGCTCCATCGTCCCCGCGACCGGCACCCTCGGCTACCTGGGCCGCTCGCTCTACACGGGAGACGCGCTGCTCGCCGCCGACGTCACCGACGTGCGGTTCTGGGACACCTCGCTGACCGCCGACCAGGTGACGGCGAGCATGCCGACCTCGTCGGAGAAGTCGGCGACCACGCAGGCACTGCTCCGCGGTGATCTGCTCCCCGTCATCACGGGAGCCAACGCCACCCTCGACGCGGTGCGCAGCAACCTCACCTTCCCTGCATCCTCGAACGGCGTGGCCCTCACCTGGTCGTCGTCCGACACCGCGGTGATCTCGAACACCGGCGTGGTCTCGCGCGCGATCTCGACCGACACCACGGTCACGATCACGGCCACCCCCGCGTCCGGATCGCCGATCACCTTCACGGTGACCGTGGCCGCGGCATCCGCTTCGGCCGACCTCGACGCGATCGACCTGTCAGAGCGCACCACCGAGAACCTCGCGCTGGTGACGAAGGGCGCTGTCGACGGCTCGACCATCACCTGGTCCTCGTCGGATGAAGATCTGGTCACCGCGACGGATGCCACCTACGTCGCCCCCTCCGTCGGCGCGGCCGACCCCTACCGCGGCGGCGGCATCGTGGAGCGCCCGGCGTACGGCACGGGTGACCGCGACGTCACCCTCACCGCCCGCGCCACACTGAACGGCACGACCCAGTCACGCGCGTTCACCGTGACGATCGCCGAGCACGCCCGCACCGCCCCGGATGCCGGGTACGCCAGCGCGTACTTCAAGTCGGACGGCGACGAGAAGATCTACCAGGCCGCGACCAGCGGCAACGACTTCTTCACCTTCTCCCCCGTGAACGACGGCAAGGCGGTGATCACGTCGACCGCCGACACCACCGGTCTGCGCGACCCGTACATCCTGCGCTCGCACGACGGCGACAAGTACTACATGATCGCGACCGACCTCTGCATCAGCTGCGGCACCGGCTGGGGCCCCGCCCAGTCGCAGGGCAGCCTCAAGGTCGAGGTCTGGGAGTCGACCGACATGGTCTCCTGGACGCGCACCAACGGCGAGAACACGGGCATCACGATCAACAAGCCCGAGGCGGGCATGACCTGGGCGCCCGAGGCGTACTGGGACGATGACCTGGAGTCGTACGTGGTGTTCTTCGCCTCGCGGATGTACTCCGACGCGAGTCACACGAACAGCGACAACCTATACGCGCGCATGTTCTACGTGACGACCCGCGATTTCAAGACGTTCACCTACCCGCCCACCAGCTGGCAGGACACCGGCTACGCGCGCATCGACTCCACCGTCACCAAGATCGGCGACTACTACTACCGCTTCACCAAGAACGAGGAGTCCGGCGCCGCCGGCACGCTCGAAGCCGGCAAGGACATCTTCCTCGAGCGCTCGACCGTGCTGACCGCACCGACGACATCGTCGAACTGGAACGCCGACCCGACGACGACCTGGCAGCTCACCGACACCCGGATGACGACGCTCGAGACCGGTCAGGCGGGCGAGGGCCCCGAGATCATCAAGCTCAACGAGGGCGACCCGAACAACACCTCGGGCGACGGCTACGTCTTCCTCGTCGACAACTACAGCGCGGGCGGCTACCGGGCCTTCCTCACCACGGGCGCGGAGATCGCGTCGAGCCGCCAGTCCGACCGCCTCTCGCAGCGCTCGTCCTGGAACGTCCGCCCCGCGGGCGGTCTCCCGGCCAGCCCGCGTCACGGCGCCTTCGTCAGCGTCCCCCAGACCGTGCTCACCGCCATGCACGACTGGACCTCGATCGAGGCCGTCTCCTCGACCACCGCGCTCGAGATCGACGGCGACCGCGCCACGGCGACCGTCACCGCGGCCGACCGCGGCGACGTGGCCGGTACCGTCACCTTCACCGGCGGCGACTGGAGCGCGACGGTCGCCCTGACAGACGGCACGGCCGCGGTCGACATCCCCACCGAGGTCACCGCCGTCACCGCGACCTACGATGGATACCGTGACGGCCTGGTCACCACCTCGGCCTCCGCAGAGGTTCCCGTCAGCACGCTGACCGTCACCACGACCTCGAGCCTGCGCTGCGTGCTCGGCAAGGCCCAGCTCGTTGTCACCGTGCACAACACGGCGGCGGTCGCGGCATCCGTGACGGTCACGACCCCCTACGGCGCGAAGACGCTGTCCCTCGCCGCAGGGGCGTCCACCTCGACGTCGTTCACCACCCGTCTCGCGGCCGTCCCGGCCGGGACGATCACGGTGAAGGCGAGCGGCCCCGAGGGGCTGACCTTCACGGGCTCCGCCCCGATCGCCGCCGGCACCTGCAACTGA
- a CDS encoding immunoglobulin-like domain-containing protein: MTMTSLFTRSIRKATAVAAAAATVVAIGAVSTHTASVAAEGPTPLIHYTFDAASGTTVGDATGNGYNATIRQNGAKIENGQLSLPGGSASSAGYLEIPTAGLVGKKTLTVSTWLSGRTGPANTAAAFIGAPVASGASYSSGYWLLNPANPSGYVKSVVTNGTNAGAPWGTEVGAGATNAATTGARTPSGMSLYTSVIDGTAGTLTTYVNGAQISSVTIGRDVSSFGSTLVGYLGRSTYNDAGWAGDVDDFAVYESALSSTQVQQLFTDQALDRAVASVTVPSTATTAFTLPTTTSGVAISWASDSPAVQITGGAAAVQRPAPGSADAVATLTATFTVGGALTTRTFTVTVPAELSDQAKVDADLAAVTVADTDDIRASFSVPTTGANGSALSWSVTTGSASAALRTGVRDGSATVSITRPAAGAASASATLSVEASVGDATATRTFALTVRPQPADEADPEAYVWAFFTGEGAGAERVSLAASKGDDALRWNTLNGGEPIFTSTQGTQGLRDPFIIRSHEGDKFYMLATDLKIDGLAGGFSTAQISGSQYIEVWESTDLVNWSAQRHVQVSSAYAGNTWAPEAYWDDEIQRYVVFWASNLYPTTDASTRTAVTYNRMMYATTDDFVTFSEPQIWSDVRRGTGLGLIDSTVAEEDGVYYRFTKDEASMTIREEKSTDLLATISGSLPGTSGSADEWTLVKEKIATGLPNGEPGGTYSSGEGPNIFAANPGDVNGHSWYLFIDQPSYHGGPNHYIPFGSDDITDGSSWQALGSTLRANLPQNSDGGKPRHGTVLPVTRAEYQTVLEGFAPEIAVTDVAPIAASTRAGTAPVLPKARLTTANGDTTTVEVAWEGVDPADYATAGTFTVRGVAQDASRMPVTATVTVTPGIGLDLSTRCVAGKVVLTVKVSNAGTDAVRVTVSSAYGTQVVDLAGGQTKTVTFSTRAAAVAAGEVQATVSGSTVTEAFAAKTC; encoded by the coding sequence ATGACCATGACGAGTCTGTTCACCCGGAGCATCCGGAAGGCGACGGCCGTGGCCGCCGCCGCCGCGACCGTGGTGGCGATCGGAGCCGTGTCGACGCACACGGCCTCGGTCGCCGCCGAGGGGCCGACGCCTCTCATCCACTACACGTTCGATGCCGCCTCCGGCACGACGGTCGGTGACGCCACCGGCAACGGCTACAACGCCACGATCAGGCAGAACGGCGCCAAGATCGAGAACGGGCAGCTGTCGCTGCCCGGGGGGAGCGCGTCGAGCGCGGGCTATCTCGAGATCCCGACCGCGGGGCTCGTCGGCAAGAAGACGCTGACGGTGTCGACCTGGCTGAGCGGACGCACAGGCCCCGCCAACACGGCAGCGGCGTTCATCGGCGCTCCGGTCGCATCGGGTGCGAGCTATTCGAGCGGCTACTGGCTGCTCAACCCGGCCAACCCGAGCGGCTACGTGAAGTCGGTGGTGACGAACGGCACCAATGCGGGCGCCCCGTGGGGCACCGAGGTGGGTGCGGGTGCGACGAATGCCGCGACGACGGGGGCGCGCACTCCCTCCGGGATGTCGCTGTACACGAGCGTGATCGACGGCACCGCGGGCACCCTGACGACGTACGTCAACGGCGCGCAGATCTCGTCGGTCACGATCGGACGCGACGTGTCGTCGTTCGGCTCGACCCTGGTCGGCTATCTCGGACGCTCGACCTACAACGACGCCGGCTGGGCGGGCGACGTCGACGACTTCGCCGTCTACGAGAGCGCACTCAGCTCCACGCAGGTGCAGCAGCTCTTCACGGATCAGGCGCTCGATCGGGCCGTGGCCTCGGTCACCGTCCCGTCGACCGCGACGACGGCGTTCACCCTGCCGACCACCACCAGCGGCGTCGCGATCTCGTGGGCCTCCGACAGCCCTGCCGTGCAGATCACCGGCGGTGCGGCCGCCGTGCAGCGCCCCGCTCCGGGCTCGGCGGATGCCGTGGCCACCCTCACCGCGACGTTCACGGTCGGCGGCGCGCTGACCACCCGGACGTTCACGGTCACGGTACCCGCAGAGCTCTCCGACCAGGCGAAGGTCGACGCCGATCTGGCTGCCGTCACGGTGGCCGATACCGACGACATCCGGGCGTCGTTCTCGGTGCCGACGACCGGCGCGAACGGATCGGCTCTGAGCTGGAGCGTCACGACAGGATCCGCGTCCGCTGCTCTTCGCACCGGCGTGCGCGACGGATCCGCAACCGTGTCGATCACTCGCCCAGCCGCCGGCGCGGCGTCGGCATCCGCGACGCTCTCGGTCGAGGCATCCGTCGGCGACGCCACGGCGACGCGCACCTTCGCGCTGACCGTGCGCCCGCAACCGGCGGACGAGGCCGACCCCGAGGCCTACGTCTGGGCCTTCTTCACCGGCGAAGGTGCAGGAGCCGAGCGGGTGAGCCTGGCCGCCTCGAAGGGCGACGACGCGCTGCGGTGGAACACGCTGAACGGCGGCGAGCCGATCTTCACCTCGACGCAGGGCACCCAGGGTCTGCGCGATCCGTTCATCATCCGCTCGCACGAGGGCGACAAGTTCTACATGCTCGCGACCGACCTGAAGATCGACGGCCTGGCCGGCGGCTTCTCGACCGCGCAGATCTCGGGATCGCAGTACATCGAGGTGTGGGAGTCCACCGACCTCGTGAACTGGTCCGCGCAGCGCCACGTGCAGGTGTCGTCGGCGTATGCGGGCAACACCTGGGCGCCGGAGGCGTACTGGGACGACGAGATCCAGCGCTACGTCGTCTTCTGGGCGTCGAACCTCTACCCGACGACGGATGCCTCCACCCGCACCGCCGTCACCTACAACCGCATGATGTACGCCACGACCGATGACTTCGTGACGTTCTCGGAGCCGCAGATCTGGTCGGACGTGCGGCGGGGGACGGGCCTCGGCCTGATCGACTCGACCGTCGCCGAGGAAGACGGCGTGTACTACCGCTTCACCAAGGACGAGGCGTCGATGACGATCCGTGAGGAGAAGTCGACCGATCTGCTCGCCACGATCAGCGGTTCGCTCCCCGGCACCAGCGGCAGCGCCGACGAGTGGACCCTCGTGAAGGAGAAGATCGCGACCGGACTGCCCAACGGCGAACCCGGCGGCACGTACTCCAGCGGCGAGGGACCGAACATCTTCGCCGCGAACCCCGGCGACGTGAACGGCCACTCGTGGTATCTGTTCATCGATCAGCCGTCGTACCACGGCGGACCGAACCACTACATCCCGTTCGGCTCCGACGACATCACGGACGGCTCATCGTGGCAGGCGCTCGGTTCGACCCTGCGCGCGAACCTGCCGCAGAACAGCGACGGCGGCAAGCCCCGACACGGCACGGTACTCCCGGTGACGCGCGCCGAGTATCAGACGGTGCTGGAGGGCTTCGCGCCAGAGATCGCGGTGACCGACGTCGCCCCGATCGCCGCGTCCACCCGCGCGGGCACCGCCCCCGTGCTGCCGAAGGCGAGGCTGACGACGGCCAACGGTGACACCACGACGGTCGAGGTCGCGTGGGAGGGCGTCGACCCCGCCGACTACGCGACCGCCGGCACGTTCACGGTGCGCGGTGTCGCCCAGGACGCCTCGCGCATGCCGGTCACGGCGACGGTCACCGTCACCCCGGGCATCGGACTCGACCTGTCGACGCGCTGCGTGGCGGGCAAGGTCGTGCTCACGGTGAAGGTGTCCAATGCCGGCACGGATGCCGTGCGCGTCACGGTGTCGTCCGCCTACGGCACGCAGGTGGTCGACCTCGCCGGGGGCCAGACCAAGACAGTGACCTTCAGCACCCGTGCCGCCGCGGTGGCCGCGGGCGAGGTGCAGGCGACGGTCTCGGGCTCGACGGTCACGGAGGCGTTCGCCGCCAAGACCTGCTGA
- a CDS encoding carbohydrate binding domain-containing protein: MKPQPRSTDRHRSRSVSRPAALLGVAALIASSVTAVGVPGAAFAAPSDLIQNGTFESGLSGWTAPLGGTLTESTDARTGAKALAISDRSSFQSGPTATVTGLLKTDQSYDLSLSLKFDAGRATQNFNVVLCTSTRSRCDVVASTTATAGAWSTIEKTFTPLSADYDIMFVETPWNTDIQSFVIDDVSLTTDDGAPAVTEPPAVPGNLLPDGRFVSGFTGWTNTRGGTLALSDDAASGAHSLKVTGRENTQSGPFANVADKIELGASYRLTGKLKYDEGNATQQFNFTFCPTNFNGCADYGHTFTKGEWGTFSQEFTAEAKHVAAGWLFVETPWGSNALQDFSVDELSLVKIADAPEGPEFTSLEKVQTKPVGDHNPLVGHKFGADPHHLVYNGRLYIYSTDDTQQYDLNSKDENGLPTQSNGYGGITRLNVMSTTDMVNWVDHGSVPVAREGGAAPWARNSWAPAAIEKNGKVYLYFCDSGTGTAVVVGGSPLGPWEDPLGKKIIPDTVSRDYIAEGGFPAGMWLFDPEVFIDDDGQGYLYFGGNSQIGTSPNVQGPQNPKSTRVVKLKDDMVTLDGDPVEIDAPGMFEASSMFKRDGKYYYSYSSNFQVNEAPGLYPSRGAIAYMMTDDPMKLGSSEYAGVAFQNQGTFFGAGNGGNNHSDMFTYKGETYFTYHAQTRGAAWAAALGTPGSTQGYRSVHIDKLEFNEDGTIKPIVGTKAGVAQVESFDPYRTFEAETLAWQLGITTTKTDAASVEFPEHNGSGNMVLSGIDDGDFSGISGVDFGSGAQKVSAKVKPLVEGSSIQVRLDDVDGPVVAEIPVDGTVGEWTTVEAEVTGATGEHDVFFVFAGAEGTDAETDLFEVDNWAFTAIDDEGPGEQLSAQLSVSTVAAGGKVTVTATGVTADEVEIGIESTYRALATATTADGRIETTVTIPADTTAGAHHIVLRDGETELARLPLTVTRASTGGGTDGGTDGGTDGGPSTGGETGGTDGSLANTGGDASASLTAAWIGALLLALGSGFWLLRRRGRSVVEAETE; this comes from the coding sequence GTGAAACCACAGCCCAGATCCACCGATCGGCACCGCAGCCGATCCGTATCGCGCCCCGCAGCGCTGCTGGGAGTCGCCGCTCTCATCGCATCGTCCGTGACCGCCGTGGGAGTGCCGGGGGCGGCCTTCGCCGCTCCGTCCGACCTCATCCAGAACGGCACGTTCGAGAGCGGGCTGTCGGGATGGACCGCACCGCTGGGCGGCACGCTCACCGAGAGCACGGATGCCCGCACCGGCGCAAAGGCCCTCGCGATCAGCGACCGTTCGAGCTTCCAGTCCGGCCCCACCGCCACGGTGACCGGGCTGCTGAAGACCGACCAGTCCTACGACCTGTCGCTCTCGTTGAAGTTCGACGCCGGCCGCGCCACGCAGAACTTCAACGTGGTGCTGTGCACCTCGACGCGCAGCCGCTGCGACGTCGTCGCCTCCACGACGGCGACGGCGGGCGCGTGGTCCACGATCGAGAAGACGTTCACGCCGCTGTCGGCCGACTACGACATCATGTTCGTCGAGACGCCCTGGAACACCGACATCCAGTCCTTCGTGATCGACGACGTCTCGCTGACCACCGACGACGGCGCCCCCGCCGTGACCGAGCCCCCGGCGGTGCCGGGCAACCTCCTGCCGGACGGCCGTTTCGTCTCCGGCTTCACGGGATGGACCAACACCCGCGGCGGCACGCTGGCTCTCAGCGATGATGCGGCGAGCGGCGCCCACTCGCTGAAGGTCACGGGCCGCGAGAACACGCAGTCCGGTCCGTTCGCGAACGTCGCGGACAAGATCGAGCTGGGCGCCTCATACCGCCTCACCGGCAAGCTCAAGTACGACGAGGGCAACGCCACGCAGCAGTTCAACTTCACCTTCTGCCCCACCAACTTCAACGGCTGCGCCGACTACGGGCACACGTTCACGAAGGGCGAGTGGGGCACGTTCTCGCAGGAGTTCACCGCCGAGGCCAAGCACGTCGCCGCAGGGTGGCTGTTCGTGGAGACCCCGTGGGGTTCGAACGCCCTGCAGGACTTCTCGGTCGACGAGCTGTCGCTCGTGAAGATCGCGGACGCTCCCGAGGGGCCGGAGTTCACCAGCCTCGAGAAGGTGCAGACCAAGCCGGTCGGCGATCACAACCCGCTCGTCGGCCACAAGTTCGGCGCCGACCCGCACCACCTCGTCTACAACGGTCGCCTCTACATCTACTCGACCGATGACACGCAGCAGTACGACCTGAACAGCAAGGACGAGAACGGTCTGCCGACGCAGTCCAACGGCTACGGCGGCATCACCCGCCTCAACGTGATGTCCACGACCGACATGGTCAACTGGGTCGACCACGGCTCGGTGCCTGTCGCTCGCGAAGGCGGCGCCGCCCCCTGGGCGCGCAACTCCTGGGCTCCGGCCGCGATCGAGAAGAACGGCAAGGTCTACCTCTACTTCTGCGACAGCGGAACCGGCACGGCGGTCGTCGTCGGCGGCTCGCCGCTGGGCCCGTGGGAGGACCCGCTGGGCAAGAAGATCATCCCCGACACGGTGTCGCGCGACTACATCGCCGAAGGCGGCTTCCCCGCCGGCATGTGGCTCTTCGACCCCGAGGTCTTCATCGACGACGACGGCCAGGGCTACCTGTACTTCGGCGGCAACTCGCAGATCGGCACCTCGCCGAACGTGCAGGGACCGCAGAACCCGAAGTCGACGCGCGTCGTGAAGCTCAAGGACGACATGGTCACCCTCGACGGCGACCCGGTCGAGATCGACGCCCCCGGCATGTTCGAGGCCTCGAGCATGTTCAAGCGCGACGGCAAGTACTACTACTCGTACTCGTCGAACTTCCAGGTGAACGAGGCGCCGGGGCTGTACCCGTCGCGCGGTGCGATCGCGTACATGATGACCGATGACCCGATGAAGCTCGGCTCCTCGGAGTACGCGGGTGTGGCGTTCCAGAACCAGGGCACGTTCTTCGGAGCGGGCAACGGCGGCAACAACCACTCCGACATGTTCACGTACAAGGGTGAGACCTACTTCACGTACCACGCGCAGACGCGCGGGGCGGCGTGGGCGGCGGCGCTCGGAACCCCGGGCTCGACGCAGGGCTACCGCTCGGTGCACATCGACAAGCTCGAGTTCAACGAGGACGGCACCATCAAGCCGATCGTCGGAACCAAGGCCGGCGTCGCGCAGGTCGAGAGCTTCGACCCGTACCGCACCTTCGAGGCGGAGACCCTGGCCTGGCAGCTCGGCATCACCACGACCAAGACGGATGCCGCCTCGGTCGAGTTCCCCGAGCACAACGGTTCGGGCAACATGGTGCTCTCTGGCATCGATGACGGGGACTTCTCCGGCATCTCCGGTGTCGACTTCGGTTCCGGCGCGCAGAAGGTGTCGGCGAAGGTGAAGCCGCTGGTCGAAGGAAGCAGCATCCAGGTGCGTCTGGATGACGTCGACGGCCCCGTCGTGGCGGAGATCCCCGTCGACGGCACGGTCGGAGAGTGGACCACGGTCGAGGCCGAGGTCACCGGCGCCACCGGAGAGCACGACGTGTTCTTCGTCTTCGCCGGTGCCGAGGGCACGGATGCCGAGACCGACCTGTTCGAGGTCGACAACTGGGCGTTCACCGCGATCGATGACGAGGGTCCCGGAGAGCAGCTCAGTGCGCAGCTCTCCGTCTCGACGGTCGCCGCAGGAGGTAAGGTCACCGTGACCGCCACCGGCGTGACGGCCGACGAGGTCGAGATCGGCATCGAGAGCACCTACCGTGCGCTCGCGACCGCGACCACCGCAGACGGTCGGATCGAGACGACCGTCACGATCCCCGCCGACACGACGGCCGGTGCGCATCACATCGTGCTGCGTGACGGTGAGACGGAGCTCGCGCGGCTGCCGCTCACGGTCACCAGGGCGAGCACGGGCGGCGGCACCGACGGCGGCACCGATGGCGGCACCGACGGTGGTCCCTCCACCGGCGGTGAAACCGGCGGTACCGACGGGTCCCTCGCGAACACCGGAGGCGACGCGAGTGCGTCGCTGACGGCAGCGTGGATCGGTGCGCTCCTGCTGGCGCTCGGATCCGGGTTCTGGCTCCTGCGTCGCCGAGGCCGCTCGGTCGTGGAGGCCGAGACGGAGTGA
- a CDS encoding FAD-binding protein translates to MNERNWAGNLTYRASALAHPESVDEVRALLAADGPMRVLGSRHCFNDIADTDGTLIALDRLPVVFEVNAERDAVRVSAGLRYGDIAPLLEAEGLALANLASLPHISVAGAVATGTHGSGDAIGSLASAVRAVTILTAGGEIRSLRRGDDGFDGAVVSLGALGVVLDLTLDVEPTYQVSQYVFEHPSWDAVLADFDEVTSIGTSVSLFSTWERTDFVDQIWVKQRQPEAREAARESLFERLGAEPAVSKRHPILGVDPIACTEQFGAPGPWFERLTHFKLEYTPSAGAELQSEYLVPRAEAVAAIQSVRMLAGQIAPLLLVNEIRTVRADDLWLSSAYGTDAVGIHFTWKPEEEAVRALLPTIEAALPETARPHWGKVFTLDPAEMRARYPRGDDFAALAAAYDPERRFVNPYLERLGL, encoded by the coding sequence ATGAACGAACGCAACTGGGCGGGCAACCTCACGTACCGGGCCTCCGCGCTCGCGCATCCGGAGTCCGTCGACGAGGTGCGCGCGCTGCTGGCGGCGGACGGGCCGATGCGCGTGCTCGGATCGCGGCACTGCTTCAACGACATCGCCGACACCGACGGCACGCTGATCGCGCTCGACCGCCTGCCTGTGGTGTTCGAGGTCAACGCCGAGCGGGATGCCGTGCGTGTGTCGGCCGGTCTGCGTTACGGCGACATCGCGCCGCTGCTGGAAGCCGAGGGACTCGCGCTCGCGAACCTCGCCTCACTCCCGCACATCTCGGTGGCCGGAGCGGTCGCCACCGGAACGCACGGTTCGGGTGACGCGATCGGCTCCCTGGCGAGCGCGGTCCGCGCGGTCACGATCCTCACCGCCGGCGGCGAGATCCGCAGCCTGCGCCGTGGCGATGACGGCTTCGACGGCGCGGTGGTGAGCCTCGGCGCGCTCGGCGTGGTGCTCGATCTCACGCTCGACGTGGAGCCGACCTACCAGGTGTCCCAATACGTGTTCGAGCATCCGAGTTGGGATGCCGTGCTTGCCGACTTCGACGAGGTCACCTCGATCGGCACGAGCGTCAGTCTCTTCTCGACCTGGGAGCGCACCGACTTCGTGGACCAGATCTGGGTCAAACAGCGCCAGCCCGAGGCACGGGAAGCCGCACGGGAGTCGCTGTTCGAGCGCCTGGGTGCGGAGCCGGCGGTGTCGAAGCGGCATCCGATCCTCGGCGTCGACCCCATCGCCTGCACCGAGCAGTTCGGGGCGCCGGGCCCGTGGTTCGAGCGCCTCACCCATTTCAAGCTCGAGTACACGCCGTCGGCCGGTGCCGAGCTGCAGAGCGAGTACCTCGTGCCCCGTGCGGAGGCCGTCGCGGCGATCCAGTCGGTGCGGATGCTGGCCGGACAGATCGCGCCGCTGCTGCTCGTCAACGAGATCCGCACCGTGCGCGCAGACGACCTGTGGCTCAGCTCGGCGTACGGCACGGACGCCGTCGGCATCCACTTCACCTGGAAGCCCGAGGAGGAGGCCGTCCGGGCGCTGCTCCCGACGATCGAGGCCGCACTTCCCGAGACCGCGCGCCCGCACTGGGGCAAGGTGTTCACGCTCGATCCTGCCGAGATGCGCGCGCGGTATCCGCGCGGGGATGACTTCGCCGCGCTCGCGGCTGCGTACGACCCCGAGCGCCGGTTCGTGAACCCGTATCTGGAGCGCCTGGGGCTGTAG